Genomic window (Arachis hypogaea cultivar Tifrunner chromosome 13, arahy.Tifrunner.gnm2.J5K5, whole genome shotgun sequence):
TAGAAATTTGTTTGTTGTTTTATATATCAAATACATCGTATTCTTCTTATACGTAATGCCACTATTCATTCTCTTTCGAATTTTTGTACTTGTTCTACTTAATTTCGCTGTGTTGTATACATATTTTTTCACTTATTATCCTCTCTATTAAATTTGTAAATCTATAATTCAAGTCTTCATGAAATAAGTTTTTAGTTCTATCACatcatttagttaaaaattattagaatgaaGACATTTCGGTgttatttttcagttttttatATTTGAGATAAGTATTCAATTTTAAGTAATGTTTTTGTGTCATGTTACGGAACTTCTGATGTCAATTTTAAGTAATTCGGTGctattttgtttcattttataGAGTCAACGTGATATTTTAGtttgcaatttattttttacattatatcATTGTATTTGAATTTCGGTGTTAATTTAAACAAATTTTGGTGCTATTTTTATTTCTGGCAAAAAATTAATCCAATAAatatgaacctacattcatttaTTCAAATATAGTAGATACatatttattcaaatttaataTGAAAGCAATACTTCTAAGAAAATAGGTAAgagcaacaataaaaaaaaagaaagaaaaaaaatacaacattaaaaaaataatttattaaagttaaaatattACGCTGTTATTACTGATAAATTCTGCATCACTCAAAActccttctcttttctcttttcctgCTCCTCctattcttcttcatcatcatcttctgtATTTTATCACAATCAGATGGTCAAATATAAAGGTTGTTTACAAGCCCATGAACACACACGAAGGCAGGAGTTATAGTAGACTTGCAACTCCTTTATCTGGTCGTGGAAGAGTTGATTCTCTATATTAATCTTTTGTGGCAAGTTAGCTCCCATTCAGGCTGGATTTGGAACGCCAGGTCGAAGAGTTACACACTTACACTGCCAAAGAGGGGATATATGCAACGGCAGAGTTGTTACATATTCAAAATGAGATTCAAACCGTGACGCTCCAGTTCCTTTAACAAACACACACCCCAGTCCTCACGTTCATTAGTGGCATTGGAGTCCCTTGCCTTAGGAACACCGTACACATACCTCGACGTCTTGACAAGAAACTCAACCCATTCCTTTCTCTCAAACTCTCCATCACCTATATCCATGCTCATCAAAGTCCAATCAAAGTACTTCTTACGCACCCTAAGTTTAGCAAATCTAGGAATTGGATAGAATGTTGGATGTTTTTTTAGAAATGGACCAATTTAATTCAAACTCTCtaacaatttatatgaataagtaagaaagaaaataaattataaaatgttCTGGTAATAATGAATAATGATTAATGATTATATACATTTACATTTTGCTATATACATCAATAGACTTTAAGCTGGGGACCCTGTCAAAATTTGGCTTTCAATCCTAGGTATCCACTCATAAAGGATATCATTCACTTGTTCTGGCACCTCATCGTGCGGACAATGGCCTGTAATGTTAGAAGTTTAAAAATTTGGatatcattaaaaaattaaaagttaaaaatagaTGAACAAGTATAAAAAGTTATAGTTACCAGCATCCAATTCTTTAATTACAAGTCCATCGCAATGTTCTTTCAGTGTAGCCACCCTGGAACTGGAGTCAGAAATTGGATCTTTCATCCCCTGATAACAAAGAAATCAATAACAAGATACGAAGCTATACCAGAGATTAATTCACATACATATATCATATCAACTTCAAATTTTCTTGCCATTAACGTTAGAGTACCTGTATAATCAGAACCTTTTCCCTGAATTCTTCAATAAGAAAATTAAGAGGTATGGAAAGATTAAAACTGAAGATGCTTTCCACGACCACAGGAGAACCAGGATCATAAGACTTTACATATGTAAGGAGATGGCAAAATGAGCCATGTATACACATCAGAATAATGCAAAACTCAAAGTGAAGCAAATTACTAAAAAGTAAAAGCCAAGAAGAAGAGGATACTGCTCTTAGCATTTTATTTATGAGCCCATCATCTGCTCTTTCTGTCCGCTGCATGCGAAGTTAAATGCCTCAGAACCAAGCAAGATCCACACCAAAAATGTGAGACATAATTATACCTTTGAAACACTTACAGTTGGATAACATTTCTTAACTAACTCCTGAATCCGTAACCTCAAATATAGTAGAAGAACACGAGAGCCCAACCAGGAGGCGCCGGAGGTTTTCTATCCTGAATAGGAAAGCATGTTATAGGACTCGGTAattgaattattttataataaattatcaaGATTGTCATATTATTACAAGAAATGCTTTGAGAAATTATAAAATAGATTTGAATTAAATCTAATCAATCATACTAGGTGTGCATAAAAAATCAGACACCAAATCAGCAATTCATATAGAATACATATTAGAATAcgaaatatacatatatacacatacatGGTGGCAGATGTGCGCGTAGATTTATCTCATCTAAGAAACAAACTTAACTTGGACCAAATCAATCACCCAAACCCCAACTTTCATTGATGCATTTcgctctttcattctattttaatttGCTGAATCAAAAATCTAGTAATCTGCTCCAAATCATTTAAAGCAGCAAAATAAATAGTCTCATGCAGAAGTCATTTTCCAGATAAATCAAACAGAAAAAAATCCATGTACTACTATGCTCCAAGTTCTATGGTATAGTTTCAGTTGTTCTGATTTACACTTACTTCAGGTAAAGGTATGTATGTATAACTAGGGACGACATTGCCAGCACTGTGATTAGGACTACAGATTTGACCAAAACACTCCAAAGACAAGAAACAATGGATACGAAATAACCTGGAGTAAGAAAAACAATTATCAAATCATCAACAGCGGATGAAGAGAcaagtagaaaaaaaatatagaaatgcaACAAGCTACAAATTTCTGTGTGTGTGTAAGTGTGAAAAGGACAGATttttttagaggaagtacacccAATTTATGTAATCATACCACCAATTGAGTTCCCGACAAGGTGGACAGGTTCACCCACAACATCAACAATAAAATCTCTCAATAGTTCGGCCCACAAGATTCAGTATACACAATATTTGGCTTTTCTGAATTGCCAAATCCTAACAATGTAATAGCCCAAACACGATTTCCAGCTCCAGCTAAACCATTTATGTTGTCACGGTAGTGCTCTGCGAAAGCGCAAATCCATGCACAAGAACAACAGCAGGACCATCATTGCCAGCAACTGTATACTAACAAACCAATTTTTGTCTTATTCATTAAATTGACAAAGAGAGTGACTGGCCATTTGAATGAATCAATCGTTGATATGATAAATCAGTTGAATACCTGAATAAGAAAACCATTCCATTTCCACATCCGTGTTGAGTGTATCCCatcattgtttgtttgatttctcaAAGCCATAAGCCAGTACACTATGTtccaaaaaataaatgaatagatCATTTGATAAGAAAGGTCAAGGAAAGTTTTCTGTTACAACTAATAAGAATAACCAAATCAATAAgcagaaaaaaaattgtattctAATATAGCAAAATTGCTAAAACTAGCACCTCCTTTGAGCACACAGCATCAACTGCTCCTGCAATTGTGGTAGCTGATATCCAAAGGGAGATATAAATCCTGCATTCGTTCTTCTCATATTGATAGCTTCATAGTGTACCTTCTTTAGATATATGCCAAAGATAGAGCAGGACAAGAGTGCAATAATGATGCTCCATTCCGACTTTCAGAAGCACGTACTTTCATGTATCCTGCACAGATTAAAGGTGAAAAGACATTTCACTGTTCGTGTTTTTAAACTGACCTCTAGACTCCATACTCAAGACCCTAGAAGATATTAGCCAACAAATAATCACAAAAGCCAGGTTTTTACTACATACTCTTGCCAGTCATCACGAGCTGTTCCTCGAATATCTCAAATATGCAGCCAAGGCATTTAATACATTGTTTGTTCCACCTCCTACAGCATTACCTTTTTGTGACAGGAAACAGATCATTTGATTCTTTGACTGCAGTTGCCTAGAGTCATAACTTCCTTCACTGCTCCCACTAGACTTCATTATTTATTCCGTAATAAGGTTCAGCTGATGTCAACTTGATGAGTTCCACCTCTCTCTCAATCTCCCTTGGTTGCTGGTAATGAAATCTTTACATCATCATATACAGGAAGAGTACCTATTTCAATGAAAATCTATCATATGACTTTGGCCACTTACAAGTGCAAGATGTTAAATGgattaaaaaaatggaaaatataATATCAAATACTCTTCCAAAAGAAGATCATGACAAGTGACAAGAAAAGTCAACCACCACAGAACTCACCCCAGTCCAGTTCCATGTCTGCAGCAGGTATTTGACAGCTGAAGTGGTTCAGTTACAGGTAGTCGAAGTTTCTTAAAGTCATCGTATGATGCAGGAAGATTTTGCAGAACCTATTGGATAGTGATAGAAACGACCAAATCAATTATCGACAAGTTAATAAAGTAATCACCAATTACCACATTAAATTCTTCAACTCTTGAACAATTTAGNNNNNNNNNNNNNNNNNNNNNNNNNNNNNNNNNNNNNNNNNNNNNNNNNNNNNNNNNNNNNNNNNNNNNNNNNNNNNNNNNNNNNNNNNNNNNNNNNNNNNNNNNNNNNNNNNNNNNNNNNNNNNNNNNNNNNNNNNNNNNNNNNNNNNNNNNNNNNNNNNNNNNNNNNNNNNNNNNNNNNNNNNNNNNNNNNNNNNNNNNNNNNNNNNNNNNNNNNNNNNNNNNNNNNNNNNNNNNNNNNNNNNNNNNNNNNNNNNNNNNNNNNNNNNNNNNNNNNNNNNNNNNNNNNNNNNNNNNNNNNNNNNNNNNNNNNNNNNNNNNNNNNNNNNNNNNNNNNNNNNNNNNNNNNNNNNNNNNNNNNNNNNNNNNNNNNNNNNNNNNNNNNNNNNNNNNNNNNNNNNNNNNNNNNNNNNNNNNNNNNNNNNNNNNNNNNNNNNNNNNNNNNNNNNNNNNNNNNNNNNNNNNNNNNNNNNNNNNNNNNNNNNNNNNNNNNNNNNNNNNNNNNNNNNNNNNNNNNNNNNNNNNNNNNNNNNNNNNNNNNNNNNNNNNNNNNNNNNNNNNNNNNNNNNNNNNNNNNNNNNNNNNNNNNNNNNNNNNNNNNNNNNNNNNNNNNNNNNNNNNNNNNNNNNNNNNNNNNNNNNNNNNNNNNNNNNNNNNNNNNNNNNNNNNNNNNNNNNNNNNNNNNNNNNNNNNNNNNNNNNNNNNNNNNNNNNNNNNNNNNNNNNNNNNNNNNNNNNNNNNNNNNNNNNNNNNNNNNNNNNNNNNNNNNNNNNNNNNNNNNNNNNNNNNNNNNNNNNNNNNNNNNNNNNNNNNNNNNNNNNNNNNNNNNNNNNNNNNNNNNNNNNNNNNNNNNNNNNNNNNNNNNNNNNNNNNNNNNNNNNNNNNNNNNNNNNNNNNNNNNNNNNNNNNNNNNNNNNNNNNNNNNNNNNNNNNNNNNNNNNNNNNNNNNNNNNNNNNNNNNNNNNNNNNNNNNNNNNNNNNNNNNNNNNNNNNNNNNNNNCTTTACACATCTATGACTAAATGAATG
Coding sequences:
- the LOC112737380 gene encoding pheophytinase, chloroplastic, which gives rise to MLRASYDPGSPVVVESIFSFNLSIPLNFLIEEFREKVLIIQGMKDPISDSSSRVATLKEHCDGLVIKELDAGHCPHDEVPEQVNDILYEWIPRIESQILTGSPA